One Methanofollis sp. DNA window includes the following coding sequences:
- a CDS encoding calcium-dependent protein kinase, producing the protein MKKTYILLAGILVLVSAVAVYSLFLTDEGQRGSLPTIQGSAETEFDVMTDFPAPTDTSYPVYGTDVPAVTVQSVEKIAGLFGMTGNAEVCNQKTGEIQIVDESKENVSRLSMYPPSGAILYEIPDKEFPAAVREQPVLPSRDEAIQIANVFLKERGLLPSEAKVSTVEVNQQQEVWKAGGSEPERVYSITLAVRYARTLDGVPVYGDEMAVIIGDGGEVVGMVKCWRPVEATGETMIIPAEKAYENLKAEKTVIPQDMAGYDRISIENISLGYWMKPRIYEQKTVTPVWAFSGTAYYDGKEEPYLNYVSAVPEGA; encoded by the coding sequence ATGAAAAAAACCTACATCCTGCTTGCTGGCATTCTGGTGCTGGTTTCCGCAGTGGCGGTGTATTCACTGTTCCTCACAGACGAAGGGCAGAGAGGCTCGCTACCGACAATACAGGGAAGTGCCGAGACTGAATTCGACGTTATGACCGATTTTCCAGCACCGACAGACACATCGTACCCTGTGTATGGGACCGATGTACCGGCAGTAACAGTGCAGTCGGTGGAAAAGATTGCAGGCTTATTCGGGATGACCGGAAATGCCGAGGTTTGTAACCAGAAGACCGGGGAGATCCAGATTGTCGACGAATCAAAGGAGAATGTATCCAGACTCTCCATGTATCCTCCGTCCGGGGCAATCCTCTACGAAATTCCTGACAAAGAGTTTCCTGCTGCTGTCAGGGAACAACCTGTTCTCCCCTCCCGGGACGAAGCAATACAGATCGCCAATGTCTTCCTGAAGGAACGGGGGTTGTTGCCGTCTGAAGCGAAGGTGAGTACCGTTGAAGTAAACCAGCAGCAGGAGGTCTGGAAGGCAGGGGGCAGTGAACCCGAAAGAGTTTACAGCATTACTCTTGCAGTCAGGTATGCACGGACACTCGACGGTGTTCCGGTCTACGGTGATGAGATGGCCGTCATCATCGGCGACGGCGGTGAAGTCGTCGGGATGGTTAAGTGCTGGCGTCCGGTCGAAGCAACGGGAGAAACAATGATCATCCCTGCGGAAAAGGCATATGAAAACCTTAAAGCGGAAAAAACCGTTATCCCTCAGGACATGGCAGGATATGACCGTATATCCATTGAAAATATATCCCTGGGGTACTGGATGAAACCAAGGATCTACGAACAAAAAACG